One window from the genome of Thermus sediminis encodes:
- a CDS encoding TIGR01440 family protein has translation MEEYLELFPMPKGSLFVLGGSTSEVLGQRLGSRPSLAAAEAILEGLLPPLLERGVFVAVQACEHLNRALVVERGALEAYGLEEVTVFPHPKAGGALATAAFLRFREPVMVESLRARAHGGMDIGGVLIGMHLRPVAVPLRLSVRKLGEAVLIAAKTRPKLVGGARAVYTREEMLKRLEEYR, from the coding sequence ATGGAGGAGTACCTGGAGCTTTTCCCCATGCCCAAGGGGAGCCTCTTCGTCCTGGGAGGCTCCACCAGCGAGGTCTTGGGGCAGAGGTTGGGCTCGAGGCCCAGCTTGGCTGCAGCGGAGGCCATCCTGGAGGGCCTCCTACCTCCCCTGTTGGAGAGGGGAGTCTTCGTGGCCGTCCAGGCCTGCGAGCACCTGAACCGCGCCCTAGTGGTGGAGAGAGGAGCCCTGGAGGCCTATGGCCTGGAGGAGGTCACCGTCTTCCCCCACCCCAAGGCGGGGGGAGCCTTGGCCACCGCCGCCTTCCTCCGCTTCCGGGAGCCGGTGATGGTGGAGTCCTTGAGGGCCAGGGCCCATGGAGGGATGGACATCGGCGGGGTTCTGATCGGCATGCACCTCCGCCCCGTGGCCGTGCCCCTTAGGCTTTCCGTACGCAAGCTGGGCGAGGCGGTCCTCATCGCCGCCAAGACCCGGCCCAAGCTGGTGGGTGGGGCCCGGGCCGTCTACACCCGGGAGGAAATGCTTAAGAGGCTGGAAGAATATCGCTGA
- a CDS encoding pyridoxal-phosphate-dependent aminotransferase family protein, whose translation MDWLLTPGPVRLHPKALGALARPQLHHRTEAARALFLKARHLLKEAFRTEGEVLLLTGSGTLAMEALVQNLFAPGERVLVPVYGKFSERFAEIAESAGLQVERLDYPYGAVPRPEDVARRGFEGLLLVHSETSTGALVDLPALAQAFRGANPEGLVGADMVTSLLLKEVALEGFGVDAAASGSQKGLMCPPGLGFVALSPRALSLLRPRGYYLDLSRELRAQREGESAWTPAINLVGAVAAVLEEVLPNLEAHLALKAWQNGLLYEVGEGLGLRPVPEVRSPAVAAFYLPEGVPYGAVKEAFAKRGAVIAGGQGPLKGRIFRLSLMGHYDRYEAFGVAALFREAFSDILPAS comes from the coding sequence ATGGACTGGCTCCTCACCCCTGGTCCCGTGCGCCTCCACCCTAAGGCCCTGGGGGCCCTCGCCCGCCCCCAGCTCCACCACCGCACCGAGGCCGCCCGGGCCCTTTTCCTGAAGGCGCGCCACCTCCTCAAGGAGGCCTTCCGCACGGAAGGGGAGGTCCTCCTCCTCACGGGAAGCGGCACCCTGGCCATGGAGGCCCTGGTACAAAACCTCTTCGCCCCTGGGGAGAGGGTCCTGGTCCCCGTTTACGGCAAGTTCTCCGAGCGCTTCGCCGAGATCGCCGAAAGCGCAGGGCTCCAGGTGGAGCGGCTGGACTACCCCTACGGGGCCGTTCCCCGCCCCGAGGACGTAGCCCGAAGGGGGTTTGAGGGCCTCCTCCTCGTCCACTCCGAGACCTCCACGGGGGCCCTGGTGGATCTCCCTGCCCTCGCTCAAGCCTTTAGGGGGGCAAACCCCGAGGGCCTGGTGGGGGCGGACATGGTGACGAGCCTCCTCCTAAAGGAGGTGGCCCTCGAGGGCTTTGGCGTGGACGCCGCGGCCTCGGGAAGCCAGAAGGGCCTCATGTGTCCCCCAGGCCTCGGCTTCGTAGCCCTTAGCCCCAGGGCCCTCTCCCTCCTCAGGCCCCGGGGGTACTACCTGGACCTCTCCCGGGAGCTTAGGGCCCAGCGGGAAGGGGAGAGCGCCTGGACCCCGGCCATCAACCTGGTGGGGGCGGTGGCGGCGGTCCTGGAAGAGGTCCTTCCCAACCTGGAGGCCCATCTGGCCCTAAAGGCCTGGCAGAACGGTCTCCTCTACGAGGTGGGGGAGGGCTTGGGGCTTAGGCCTGTGCCCGAGGTCCGAAGCCCCGCCGTGGCCGCCTTTTACCTGCCGGAGGGCGTGCCCTACGGGGCGGTGAAGGAGGCTTTCGCCAAGCGGGGGGCGGTGATCGCTGGGGGACAGGGGCCCCTCAAGGGGAGGATCTTCCGCCTCTCCCTCATGGGCCACTACGACCGCTACGAGGCCTTTGGGGTGGCGGCCCTCTTCCGGGAGGCCTTCAGCGATATTCTTCCAGCCTCTTAA
- a CDS encoding tRNA (adenine-N1)-methyltransferase, which yields MGGVGGELLLLKDSKGRAFLVKARKGGVFHHHRGMVPHEALLEAGPGGRVKTHLGEELSVHRPTLEEYVLQMKRSATPTYPKDAGAILTLLDLSPGMRVLEAGTGSGGLTLFLARAVGPEGLVDTYERRPQHLKQAVENIRAFWRVENIRFHEGGLEEAPLEKEAYDGVALDLMEPWRVLPQAVEALKRDRFLVAYLPNITQALELIAQAEGLPLALERVLEVGWREWEVRLPVAHPRFQQVGHTAFLVAFRKWKVS from the coding sequence GTGGGCGGGGTGGGGGGTGAGCTCTTGCTCCTCAAAGACAGCAAGGGCCGCGCCTTCCTGGTGAAGGCGCGGAAGGGTGGGGTTTTCCACCACCACCGAGGGATGGTCCCCCACGAGGCCCTCCTCGAGGCCGGCCCCGGGGGGAGGGTTAAGACCCACCTCGGAGAGGAGCTTTCCGTCCACCGCCCCACCCTGGAGGAGTACGTGCTCCAGATGAAAAGGAGCGCCACCCCCACCTACCCCAAGGACGCGGGCGCCATCCTCACCCTCCTGGATCTGAGCCCAGGGATGCGGGTCCTGGAGGCAGGGACGGGCTCCGGGGGGCTCACCCTCTTCCTGGCCCGGGCGGTGGGGCCTGAGGGGCTCGTGGACACCTACGAGAGGCGTCCCCAGCACCTAAAGCAGGCGGTGGAGAACATCCGCGCCTTCTGGAGGGTGGAGAACATCCGCTTCCACGAGGGGGGCCTCGAGGAGGCCCCCTTGGAAAAGGAAGCCTACGACGGCGTGGCCCTGGACCTGATGGAGCCCTGGAGGGTGCTCCCGCAGGCAGTGGAGGCCCTGAAGAGGGACCGCTTCCTCGTGGCCTACCTCCCCAACATCACCCAGGCCCTGGAGCTCATCGCCCAGGCCGAGGGCCTTCCCCTCGCCCTGGAAAGGGTCCTGGAGGTGGGCTGGCGGGAGTGGGAGGTGCGCCTGCCCGTGGCCCATCCTCGCTTCCAGCAGGTGGGGCACACGGCCTTTTTGGTGGCCTTCAGGAAATGGAAGGTCTCCTGA
- the panD gene encoding aspartate 1-decarboxylase, with amino-acid sequence MFHAKIHRATVTEADLHYVGSVTVDQDLLEAAGILPYEQVDIYDITNGARLTTYALPGKRGSGEVKINGAAAHLVRPGDLVILVAYGVFDEEEARSLKPTVVLVDERNRILEVRRG; translated from the coding sequence ATGTTCCACGCCAAGATCCACCGGGCCACGGTGACCGAGGCCGACCTCCACTACGTGGGCTCGGTGACCGTGGACCAGGACCTCCTAGAGGCCGCGGGCATCCTCCCTTACGAGCAGGTGGACATCTACGACATCACCAACGGGGCCCGGCTCACCACCTACGCCCTACCCGGGAAAAGGGGCTCGGGGGAGGTCAAGATCAACGGGGCCGCGGCCCACCTGGTGCGCCCGGGGGACCTGGTTATCCTGGTGGCCTACGGGGTCTTTGACGAGGAGGAGGCCCGGAGCCTCAAGCCCACCGTGGTCCTGGTGGACGAGCGGAACCGGATCCTCGAGGTACGCCGAGGGTGA
- a CDS encoding ABC transporter ATP-binding protein — MAKVKLEHVWKRFGKVVAVKDFNLETEDGEFVVFVGPSGCGKTTTLRMIAGLEEISEGKVFIGDRLVNDVPPKDRDIAMVFQNYALYPHMNVYENMAFGLRLRRYPKDEIDRRVKEAARILKIEHLLNRKPRELSGGQRQRVAMGRAIVREPKVFLMDEPLSNLDAKLRVEMRAEIAKLQRRLGVTTVYVTHDQVEAMTLGQRIVVMKDGEVQQVDTPLNLYDFPANRFVAGFIGSPSMNFIKARVEVQGERVYLVAPGFRIRANPVLAQSVRRYAGKEVWLGIRPEHLGLKGYTVIPEEENVIRGEVEVVEPLGAETELHVNLDGTVLVAKVDGHAPVRPGTQVELLAHTGRIHAFDPENDTTIGHSQEQAAVVR; from the coding sequence ATGGCCAAAGTCAAGCTGGAGCACGTGTGGAAGCGCTTCGGTAAGGTGGTGGCGGTCAAGGACTTCAATCTGGAGACGGAGGACGGGGAGTTCGTGGTCTTCGTGGGCCCCTCAGGCTGCGGCAAGACCACCACCCTGCGCATGATCGCCGGGCTGGAGGAGATCTCCGAGGGGAAGGTCTTCATCGGCGACCGCCTGGTGAACGACGTCCCCCCCAAGGACCGGGACATCGCCATGGTCTTCCAGAACTACGCCCTCTACCCCCACATGAACGTCTACGAGAACATGGCCTTCGGGCTCCGCCTCCGCCGCTACCCCAAGGACGAGATTGACCGCCGGGTCAAGGAGGCGGCCCGCATCCTGAAGATTGAGCACCTCCTCAACCGCAAACCCCGGGAGCTCTCGGGCGGCCAGCGCCAGCGGGTGGCCATGGGCCGGGCCATCGTGCGGGAGCCCAAGGTCTTCCTCATGGACGAGCCCCTCTCCAACCTGGACGCCAAGCTCCGGGTGGAGATGCGGGCGGAGATCGCCAAGCTCCAAAGGCGGCTTGGGGTCACCACGGTCTACGTGACCCACGACCAGGTGGAGGCCATGACCCTGGGCCAGCGCATCGTGGTCATGAAGGACGGGGAGGTCCAGCAGGTGGACACGCCCTTGAACCTCTACGACTTCCCTGCCAACCGCTTTGTGGCGGGATTCATCGGAAGCCCCTCCATGAACTTCATCAAGGCCCGGGTGGAGGTCCAGGGGGAGAGGGTCTACCTGGTGGCCCCCGGCTTCCGCATCCGGGCCAACCCCGTCCTAGCCCAGTCGGTGAGGCGCTACGCCGGCAAGGAGGTGTGGCTGGGCATCCGCCCGGAGCACCTGGGCCTCAAGGGCTACACCGTGATCCCCGAGGAGGAGAACGTGATCCGGGGCGAGGTGGAGGTGGTGGAGCCCCTGGGCGCAGAGACCGAGCTCCATGTGAACCTGGACGGGACCGTGCTGGTGGCCAAGGTAGACGGCCACGCCCCCGTGCGGCCCGGGACCCAGGTGGAGCTTCTTGCGCACACGGGCCGCATCCACGCCTTTGACCCCGAGAACGACACCACCATCGGCCACTCCCAGGAGCAGGCGGCGGTGGTCCGGTAG
- the csaB gene encoding polysaccharide pyruvyl transferase CsaB, translating into MVVGVAGYYGFRNAGDEAILEAIARELKARGHQVLALSGDPKRTREEHGIRAAHRLNPLALLRADLWLLGGGGLLQDATSRLSLLYYLSVLRLARAFHKRVVVFNQSLGPLSPWGERQVGQALKGVLVVLRDQDSLDYAKRLGIPAELGADPALLLTPPPVKREEELVLIIPRAGVGPEGVRTLYVTANHLFHEGRQVLVLLLQPGYDDEVLENLPHHRVEKTSDPRRVLYLAAQAGYVISMRLHGLVLAAAAGTPFAALSYDPKVAAFAKEAGAYYQELPGDPIKLSKAAMYGRYPDWEKVAALKERAKRSFDLALGEASPIKRPHGRG; encoded by the coding sequence ATGGTGGTCGGGGTAGCGGGGTACTACGGGTTCAGAAACGCCGGGGACGAGGCCATCCTCGAGGCCATCGCCCGGGAGCTGAAGGCAAGGGGGCATCAGGTCCTGGCCCTCTCGGGAGACCCCAAGCGCACCCGGGAGGAGCACGGGATCCGGGCCGCCCACCGCCTAAACCCCCTGGCCCTCCTGCGGGCGGACCTTTGGCTTCTAGGTGGGGGGGGGCTCTTGCAGGACGCCACCAGCCGCCTAAGCCTCCTCTACTACCTCAGCGTCTTGCGCCTAGCCCGGGCCTTCCACAAGCGGGTGGTGGTCTTCAACCAGTCCCTGGGCCCCCTCTCCCCCTGGGGGGAGAGGCAGGTGGGGCAGGCCCTCAAAGGGGTCCTGGTGGTCCTCAGGGACCAGGACTCCCTAGACTACGCCAAAAGGCTCGGGATTCCCGCCGAGCTAGGGGCCGATCCCGCCCTCCTCCTCACCCCACCCCCGGTGAAGCGGGAGGAGGAGCTGGTCCTGATCATCCCCCGGGCGGGGGTGGGCCCGGAGGGGGTGCGTACCCTCTACGTCACGGCCAACCACCTCTTCCACGAGGGGAGGCAGGTCCTGGTCCTCCTCCTGCAACCGGGCTACGACGACGAGGTTCTGGAAAACCTTCCCCATCACCGGGTGGAAAAGACCTCCGACCCCAGGCGGGTCCTCTACCTGGCGGCCCAGGCGGGGTACGTAATCTCCATGCGCCTCCACGGCCTGGTCCTGGCAGCGGCGGCGGGCACCCCCTTCGCCGCCCTCTCCTACGACCCCAAGGTAGCCGCCTTCGCCAAGGAGGCCGGGGCCTACTACCAGGAGCTTCCCGGGGACCCCATCAAGCTCTCCAAAGCGGCCATGTACGGACGCTACCCCGACTGGGAAAAGGTGGCGGCCCTGAAGGAGAGGGCCAAGAGGAGCTTTGACCTGGCCCTGGGCGAGGCCTCGCCCATCAAGCGTCCCCACGGACGCGGCTGA
- a CDS encoding Rqc2 family fibronectin-binding protein, with the protein MEGLLIHAVLKELAPELPVPNLGLAFPDEGTAALLLKGRGGRIFNLVLRYRPPSPSLVLEEGTLLGEPKTPFQRQLLSRVKGPLLEAQQLKLDRVVFLRFAGEKGFVDTPPSVLAFEATGRNANLLLLDEGGTILGVDRVITKEVNRYRELRPGLPYTPPPPYAKLDPRTLKEEELRVLLGKPLKEIVRFVDGVGLELMRELARRAGLTPETPLDEEGVGRVYRALKGLVEDPSLRTTLSEELRKRWAEEEKEALRRPLLEALEREKRTLLARLADYQKALERLEEAARLRAMADLLLARLKEVPRGADRVVLPGFDGAPVEIPLDPALSPQENAKRLYERTRRLEELSERALDLIPKTEARVKALEEEMARLQGADLEELLALAKRPKEARETRVGLRYTSPSGFAVLVGRNAKENDLLTRLAHSEDLWFHAQGVPGSHVILKAEGKNPPLEDLLFAARLAAYHSKARGEAQVPVDYTRKKHVWRPRKAALGQVLYTGAKTLFVEGTLPKPEEAG; encoded by the coding sequence ATGGAAGGTCTCCTGATCCACGCCGTCCTTAAGGAGCTCGCGCCTGAGCTCCCCGTCCCTAACCTGGGCCTGGCCTTCCCCGATGAGGGCACAGCAGCCCTCCTCCTCAAGGGGCGGGGGGGGCGGATCTTCAACCTGGTCCTCCGCTACCGCCCCCCCTCCCCCAGCCTGGTCCTGGAGGAGGGGACCCTTCTTGGGGAGCCCAAAACCCCTTTTCAACGCCAGCTCCTTTCCCGGGTGAAGGGCCCTTTGCTGGAAGCCCAGCAGCTCAAGCTGGATCGGGTGGTCTTCCTGCGCTTCGCTGGGGAGAAGGGCTTCGTGGACACCCCCCCCTCGGTCTTGGCCTTTGAGGCCACGGGCCGGAACGCCAACCTCCTCCTCCTGGACGAGGGAGGCACCATCCTAGGGGTGGACCGGGTCATCACCAAGGAGGTGAACCGCTACCGGGAGCTCCGCCCCGGCCTCCCCTACACCCCCCCGCCCCCCTACGCCAAGCTGGACCCCAGGACCCTGAAGGAGGAAGAGCTCAGGGTCCTCCTGGGGAAGCCCCTAAAGGAGATCGTCCGCTTCGTGGACGGCGTGGGCCTCGAGCTCATGCGGGAGCTGGCCCGGCGGGCGGGCCTCACCCCGGAAACCCCCCTGGACGAGGAGGGAGTGGGGCGGGTCTATAGGGCCCTCAAGGGCCTGGTGGAGGATCCCTCCCTGCGCACGACTCTCTCCGAGGAGCTTAGGAAGAGGTGGGCCGAGGAGGAGAAGGAGGCCCTGAGGAGGCCCCTCCTCGAGGCCCTGGAAAGGGAGAAAAGGACCCTCCTGGCGAGGCTTGCCGACTACCAGAAGGCCCTGGAGCGCCTAGAGGAGGCGGCGAGGCTTAGGGCCATGGCGGACCTGCTATTGGCCCGCCTCAAGGAGGTGCCCAGGGGGGCGGACCGGGTGGTCCTCCCCGGGTTTGACGGCGCGCCTGTGGAGATCCCGCTAGACCCCGCCCTGAGCCCGCAGGAGAACGCGAAGAGGCTCTACGAGCGGACAAGGCGCTTGGAGGAACTTTCGGAAAGGGCTCTGGACCTCATCCCCAAGACCGAGGCCAGGGTGAAGGCCCTGGAGGAGGAGATGGCCCGGCTCCAGGGGGCTGACCTGGAGGAGCTCCTGGCCCTTGCCAAACGGCCCAAGGAGGCTCGGGAGACCCGGGTCGGCCTCCGCTACACCTCCCCCTCGGGCTTTGCCGTCCTGGTGGGCCGCAACGCCAAGGAGAACGATCTCCTCACCCGCCTGGCCCATTCCGAAGATCTGTGGTTCCACGCCCAGGGGGTGCCGGGAAGCCATGTGATCCTAAAGGCCGAGGGGAAAAACCCTCCCCTAGAGGACCTCCTCTTCGCCGCTAGGCTCGCTGCCTACCACTCCAAGGCCCGGGGCGAGGCCCAGGTGCCCGTGGACTACACCCGGAAGAAGCACGTCTGGCGGCCCAGAAAGGCGGCTTTGGGCCAGGTCCTCTACACCGGGGCCAAGACCCTCTTCGTGGAGGGCACGCTTCCCAAGCCCGAGGAGGCGGGGTAA
- a CDS encoding acetyl ornithine aminotransferase family protein produces MKPSVRTPLPGPKAKELLARGERVLSPSYVRPYPFVPARGEGVFLEDVDGNVFLDFMAGIAVNTTGYAHPKVLEAVRAQAERFAHVCFSDFTHEPTLSLAERLVEKVGRGYRVFFGNSGAEAIEAAIKLVRYHTGRPYLLAFTGAFHGRSLGALSLTASKSAYRKGFGPLLPGVVHVPFPDPFRPPLGARPEAVGEVVLNHLEHLFRTALPPEEVAALFLEPIQGEGGYVLPPEGFLPRLKALLERHGILLVADEVQTGAGRTGRFLALEHEGLEADVYVLAKGLASGYPLSALLFREELGSWRPGAHGTTFGGQAVAAAAAHATLDLLEGGLMENAKEVGAFLLAELKGMQRRFPFLGEVRGRGLMIGLDFGSPEEARPDLRDKAQRLAFEKGLLVLAAGPSALRLAPPLILSREEAAMGLEVLEAVFRSL; encoded by the coding sequence ATGAAGCCCAGCGTGAGGACACCCCTACCGGGGCCCAAGGCCAAGGAGCTCCTTGCCCGGGGGGAAAGGGTCCTCTCCCCATCTTACGTCCGCCCCTATCCCTTCGTCCCCGCCCGGGGGGAGGGGGTTTTCCTGGAGGACGTGGACGGAAACGTCTTTTTGGACTTCATGGCCGGCATCGCCGTGAACACCACCGGCTATGCCCACCCCAAGGTCCTGGAGGCGGTCAGGGCCCAGGCGGAGCGGTTCGCCCACGTCTGCTTCTCCGACTTCACCCACGAGCCCACCCTCTCCCTGGCGGAGCGCCTGGTGGAAAAGGTGGGCAGGGGCTACCGGGTCTTCTTCGGCAACTCGGGCGCCGAGGCCATAGAGGCCGCCATCAAGCTGGTGCGGTACCACACGGGCAGGCCCTACCTCCTGGCCTTCACCGGGGCCTTCCACGGAAGGAGCCTGGGGGCGCTTTCCCTCACCGCTAGCAAGAGCGCCTACCGCAAGGGCTTCGGCCCCCTCCTCCCCGGGGTGGTCCACGTACCCTTCCCCGACCCCTTCCGCCCCCCCCTGGGGGCCCGGCCCGAGGCGGTGGGAGAAGTGGTTTTGAACCACCTGGAGCACCTCTTCCGCACCGCCTTGCCCCCGGAGGAGGTGGCCGCTCTTTTCTTGGAGCCTATCCAGGGCGAGGGGGGGTATGTCCTGCCTCCAGAGGGCTTCCTTCCCAGGCTTAAGGCCCTCCTGGAGCGGCACGGCATCCTCCTGGTGGCCGACGAGGTCCAGACCGGGGCCGGGCGCACGGGGCGTTTCCTCGCCCTGGAACACGAGGGGTTGGAGGCGGACGTCTACGTCTTGGCCAAGGGGCTGGCCTCGGGATATCCCTTAAGCGCCCTCCTCTTCCGAGAGGAGCTAGGCAGCTGGCGGCCTGGGGCCCACGGCACCACCTTCGGCGGCCAGGCGGTGGCGGCGGCGGCGGCCCACGCCACCTTGGACCTCCTCGAGGGGGGCCTCATGGAAAACGCCAAGGAGGTGGGAGCCTTCCTCCTCGCCGAGCTCAAGGGGATGCAAAGGCGCTTCCCCTTCCTTGGGGAGGTGCGGGGCCGGGGCCTGATGATCGGCCTGGATTTCGGGAGCCCCGAGGAGGCCCGCCCCGACCTCCGGGACAAGGCCCAGAGGCTGGCCTTCGAGAAGGGGCTCCTCGTCCTCGCCGCCGGGCCTTCCGCCCTGCGCCTGGCCCCGCCCCTCATCCTGAGCCGCGAGGAGGCGGCCATGGGTTTGGAAGTCCTCGAGGCCGTCTTCCGAAGCCTTTAG
- the mqnP gene encoding menaquinone biosynthesis prenyltransferase MqnP — MSRLKLYLELIRFEHTLFALPFAYGGMLLAAGGWPGWHTFLLVTLAMVGARTMAMALNRLIDWPLDALNPRTQNRHLPRGLVKPWETLLLALLGLALLVYAGLSLNPLTARLLPVAVFFLAFYSYTKRFTWLCHYVLGLTIGAAAVGGWIAVTGSFAPTALWLWAGVALWIAGFDILYATQDYAFDRTYGVKSIPARFGIPKALLLARASHLLAWLSLLLAGLTYGAGAFYYLGLALVGALLLYEHRLVSPEDLSRVDLAFFQANVGVSLGMFLFILLDLAL; from the coding sequence GTGAGCCGCCTCAAGCTTTACCTGGAGCTCATCCGCTTTGAACACACCCTCTTCGCCCTCCCCTTCGCCTACGGGGGGATGCTCCTGGCGGCGGGGGGGTGGCCGGGGTGGCATACCTTCCTCCTGGTAACCCTGGCCATGGTGGGGGCCAGGACCATGGCCATGGCCCTGAACCGGCTCATAGACTGGCCCCTAGACGCCCTGAACCCTAGGACCCAGAACCGCCACCTCCCCCGGGGCCTGGTGAAGCCCTGGGAAACCCTCCTGCTGGCCCTTTTGGGCCTGGCCCTCCTCGTCTACGCCGGCCTCTCCCTGAACCCCCTCACGGCCAGGCTCCTCCCTGTGGCCGTCTTCTTCCTCGCCTTTTACAGCTACACCAAGCGCTTCACCTGGCTCTGCCACTATGTCCTGGGCCTCACCATTGGGGCGGCGGCGGTGGGGGGGTGGATCGCCGTCACGGGGAGCTTCGCCCCCACCGCCCTTTGGCTCTGGGCGGGGGTGGCCCTGTGGATCGCCGGGTTTGACATCCTCTACGCCACCCAGGACTACGCCTTTGACCGGACCTATGGGGTGAAGAGCATTCCCGCCCGATTCGGCATCCCCAAGGCCCTCCTGTTGGCCCGGGCAAGCCACCTTCTCGCCTGGCTCTCCCTCCTCCTGGCAGGGCTCACCTACGGGGCCGGGGCCTTCTACTACCTGGGGCTCGCCCTGGTGGGGGCCCTCCTCCTCTACGAGCACCGCCTGGTCTCCCCCGAGGACCTCTCCCGGGTGGACCTGGCCTTCTTCCAGGCCAACGTGGGCGTGAGCCTGGGAATGTTCCTCTTCATCCTACTAGACCTGGCCCTTTAG
- a CDS encoding DUF5693 family protein, with the protein MKPLLNLLILLALFPSLLALEPRLRAEGPGPVALVMDAEALRQEAKATGRSLVEVLLEYRTLGVNGVAFPERFVRDWVAEGVLLYRQGRELVEAGLPARRDWHYLKGEAWLLSLLERAYTLPTQQLGPWLGFPLDVQVFPAFYPLEEIRKAQEAGFFVVARPINQRFRVLDPSLPLVPPEAQAVVFAGLEALGHPYRLKEAEALLRVPVALIEGTPQPGLSAFRENGLLRLFSLPYEWQLRLAPEEAADKYLLAARERGHQLLYLRPYPYPEETRRFLKRISEGLEASGIPIGNPGPRDFTPNPLGLFAWLGVFAGLGLLALGLPVFGPLLALLLLLLALGYAGGQGGALLAALVFPVLGFLGPRNGLWMWARTLGYALAGAVFLSALGSTPEAVLGLAPFKGVSLTLLLPPLLVALSFLEKNYKEALVRLYAHPLRLGEVALALVALALVALALLRRGNEAPIALVPEVELRLRDLLQNLMVRPRFKEVFGHALFPLALLLPWPRWVQNGLLFLAAIGTASILNTFSHFHTPLPVSFFRVVNGVLIGGLLGLAGVILVRRLRAWWSG; encoded by the coding sequence ATGAAGCCCCTCCTCAACCTCCTCATTCTGCTCGCCCTCTTCCCTTCCCTCCTAGCCCTGGAACCCAGGCTCAGGGCCGAGGGCCCTGGCCCCGTGGCCCTGGTCATGGATGCTGAGGCCCTCAGGCAGGAAGCCAAGGCCACCGGTAGGAGCCTCGTGGAGGTTCTGCTGGAGTACCGGACCCTGGGGGTAAACGGAGTGGCCTTCCCCGAACGCTTCGTCAGGGACTGGGTGGCCGAGGGAGTCCTCCTCTACCGCCAGGGGCGGGAGCTCGTGGAGGCGGGGCTTCCCGCCAGACGGGACTGGCACTACCTCAAGGGGGAGGCTTGGCTCCTCAGCCTCCTGGAGCGGGCCTACACCCTGCCCACGCAGCAACTCGGCCCCTGGCTGGGCTTCCCCTTGGACGTGCAGGTCTTCCCCGCCTTTTACCCTCTGGAGGAGATAAGGAAGGCTCAGGAGGCGGGGTTTTTCGTCGTCGCGCGGCCCATCAACCAACGCTTCCGGGTTCTAGACCCCTCCCTCCCCCTGGTGCCCCCGGAGGCCCAGGCCGTAGTCTTCGCTGGCCTCGAGGCCCTGGGCCACCCCTACCGTCTGAAGGAAGCCGAAGCCCTTCTCAGGGTGCCCGTGGCCCTCATCGAGGGCACCCCCCAGCCCGGCCTGAGCGCCTTCCGGGAAAACGGCCTCCTCAGGCTCTTCAGCCTGCCCTACGAGTGGCAGCTCAGACTGGCTCCTGAGGAGGCCGCGGACAAGTACCTGCTGGCGGCCCGGGAGCGAGGCCACCAGCTCCTCTACCTCAGGCCCTACCCCTACCCCGAGGAAACCCGGCGCTTCCTAAAGCGCATCAGCGAGGGCCTAGAGGCGAGCGGCATCCCTATAGGCAACCCTGGCCCCCGGGACTTCACCCCAAACCCCCTGGGCCTCTTCGCCTGGCTGGGGGTCTTTGCGGGGTTGGGGCTTTTGGCCCTAGGGCTTCCCGTCTTCGGACCCCTTTTGGCCCTCCTCCTCCTCCTCCTGGCCCTGGGGTACGCAGGGGGCCAGGGGGGTGCCCTTCTGGCCGCCTTGGTCTTCCCTGTCCTGGGGTTTCTGGGCCCCAGGAATGGGCTTTGGATGTGGGCCAGGACCCTGGGGTACGCCCTGGCGGGGGCGGTCTTCCTCTCCGCCTTGGGCTCCACCCCGGAGGCGGTCCTGGGCCTCGCCCCCTTCAAGGGGGTCTCCCTCACCCTCCTCCTCCCCCCCCTGCTGGTGGCCTTGAGCTTTCTGGAAAAGAACTACAAAGAGGCGCTGGTCCGCCTCTACGCCCATCCCCTGCGCCTGGGGGAGGTGGCCCTGGCCCTCGTGGCCCTGGCCCTCGTGGCCCTGGCCCTCCTGAGGCGGGGGAATGAGGCCCCCATCGCCTTGGTCCCCGAGGTTGAGCTGAGGCTAAGGGACCTCCTCCAGAACCTCATGGTGCGCCCCCGTTTCAAGGAGGTCTTCGGCCACGCCCTCTTTCCCCTGGCCCTCCTTCTCCCCTGGCCCCGGTGGGTGCAAAACGGCCTCCTCTTCCTGGCCGCCATCGGCACGGCCTCCATCCTCAACACCTTCAGCCACTTCCACACCCCCCTTCCCGTCTCCTTCTTCCGGGTGGTGAACGGGGTCCTCATAGGGGGTCTCCTGGGGCTGGCTGGGGTTATCCTGGTAAGGAGGCTTAGGGCATGGTGGTCGGGGTAG
- the mscL gene encoding large conductance mechanosensitive channel protein MscL yields the protein MLKGFRNFILRGNVVDLAVAVIIGGAFGQVVNSFVADVLTPLIGALGGATDFSAIKLGPIALGKFINALVNFLVVAAAIYFLVVTPMNEVAKRRKGEEASAPPPEPPEEVKLLREILAELRKRA from the coding sequence ATGTTGAAGGGGTTTAGGAACTTCATCCTGCGGGGCAACGTGGTGGACCTGGCGGTGGCGGTCATCATCGGCGGGGCCTTTGGCCAGGTGGTGAACTCCTTTGTGGCCGACGTGCTCACCCCCTTGATCGGGGCCTTGGGCGGGGCCACGGATTTCTCCGCCATCAAGCTAGGGCCCATCGCCCTGGGCAAGTTCATCAACGCCTTGGTGAACTTCCTCGTGGTCGCGGCCGCCATCTACTTCCTAGTGGTGACCCCCATGAACGAGGTGGCCAAGCGGCGGAAGGGGGAGGAGGCTTCCGCACCTCCGCCGGAGCCCCCGGAGGAGGTTAAGCTCCTCCGGGAGATTCTGGCCGAGCTCCGGAAGAGGGCCTAA